A single window of Anaerocolumna chitinilytica DNA harbors:
- a CDS encoding stage III sporulation protein AF has product MQYIYSWVKNIVIFMVLISVITNLLGKSSYKKYINLISGIILVILVISPLLKIFQLNNTLDYYFTTNSLVAETKDSLNMEEKLNSTGARQKEEIFSQVKVKVENKVKELLKNENIEVDSMEVTLVEDETDSNYGELKKLDIKGVYNANQQSDKKADKEAINIDRVVIDDINIKKDSKSMEDTKESKNYLSPVEINAKKVLSDFYNLKADNINISIQE; this is encoded by the coding sequence ATGCAGTATATCTATTCTTGGGTAAAGAACATTGTTATTTTTATGGTGCTCATTAGTGTGATAACCAATTTATTGGGTAAGAGCTCTTATAAAAAATACATCAACCTCATATCAGGAATTATCCTGGTAATTCTGGTCATATCTCCACTGCTAAAGATATTTCAGCTGAATAATACGCTGGACTATTATTTTACAACGAATTCACTGGTAGCAGAGACAAAGGATTCTCTTAACATGGAAGAAAAATTAAACAGCACAGGGGCCAGGCAGAAAGAAGAAATTTTCTCACAGGTAAAAGTAAAAGTTGAAAATAAAGTAAAGGAGCTGTTAAAAAATGAAAATATTGAGGTGGACAGTATGGAAGTTACCTTAGTGGAGGATGAGACAGACAGTAACTATGGTGAACTTAAGAAACTTGATATTAAGGGGGTATACAATGCAAATCAACAGTCTGATAAAAAAGCCGATAAGGAGGCTATTAATATTGACAGGGTTGTTATTGATGATATTAACATAAAGAAAGATTCAAAGAGTATGGAAGATACAAAGGAGAGTAAAAACTACCTGTCCCCGGTAGAAATCAATGCAAAAAAAGTTTTGTCGGACTTCTATAATCTCAAAGCAGATAATATAAATATTAGTATACAGGAGTAA
- a CDS encoding stage III sporulation protein AE: MRKAILCVIFLLLFLMMFQTKVFAASDKLSQGSEDIDFSQIQSVIDDTLSNNNKFDFMDYVNDLVTGRKTFSITGILDDLKQVIANEIKNNIGTFTGLISIAVIAAVFTNFSYAFHNVQVADTGFYVAYLLLFSILTGSFITASSMAAQTLSSLLELMKALVPSYFIAVAFSTGPGTSMVYYQITLFLITFVDVLLIKIIIPMINIYLVISMANNLSKEDLLSKLTELLETVMSWGLKTLVGVVVGFNAVQGLITPVSDKMKKSLLFKAAGAVPGVGDIFGTVAESVLGAGVLLKNAIGVTGVVVIIILCAVPVIKLAVMTLIYKVSSAAVQPISDKRMLKCISASADASMFLLQTVIVGAVLFIITITIVAATTT, from the coding sequence ATGAGGAAAGCAATCCTTTGCGTGATATTTCTACTGCTGTTTCTTATGATGTTTCAGACAAAAGTCTTTGCAGCCTCTGATAAACTTTCACAAGGAAGCGAGGATATTGATTTCAGCCAGATTCAATCGGTGATAGATGATACCCTGTCAAATAATAATAAATTTGATTTTATGGATTATGTAAATGATTTAGTAACGGGAAGAAAAACTTTTTCAATTACCGGGATACTAGATGACCTAAAGCAAGTAATTGCAAATGAAATTAAAAATAACATCGGTACCTTTACCGGTCTTATATCCATAGCCGTGATAGCGGCGGTATTTACGAATTTTTCATATGCGTTTCACAATGTACAGGTAGCAGATACCGGATTTTATGTGGCTTATCTTTTACTGTTTTCTATTTTAACCGGTTCTTTTATTACTGCCTCCTCCATGGCTGCCCAGACACTTTCGTCACTGCTTGAACTGATGAAAGCACTGGTTCCGTCTTATTTTATTGCGGTGGCATTTTCCACCGGACCGGGAACCTCAATGGTATATTATCAGATAACACTATTTTTAATAACCTTTGTAGATGTACTGTTAATTAAGATTATTATTCCTATGATTAATATCTATCTCGTTATCTCCATGGCAAATAATCTTTCGAAAGAAGACCTTCTCTCAAAACTGACAGAACTATTGGAAACCGTAATGAGCTGGGGACTTAAAACACTGGTAGGGGTCGTAGTAGGGTTTAATGCTGTTCAGGGACTTATTACACCGGTATCTGACAAGATGAAGAAATCATTGCTCTTTAAAGCGGCAGGTGCTGTGCCGGGAGTGGGGGATATCTTTGGTACTGTAGCTGAAAGCGTACTGGGTGCCGGAGTGCTTTTAAAAAATGCAATAGGCGTGACGGGAGTAGTGGTTATAATTATCCTGTGTGCCGTACCGGTTATCAAACTTGCTGTTATGACCTTAATATATAAGGTCAGCAGTGCGGCTGTCCAGCCAATATCGGACAAGCGTATGCTAAAATGTATCTCTGCTTCTGCTGATGCTTCTATGTTTCTCTTACAGACGGTTATCGTCGGCGCAGTTTTATTTATTATAACCATCACCATTGTGGCAGCTACTACCACATAG
- a CDS encoding SpoIIIAC/SpoIIIAD family protein — protein MLQIALVGISVILLAIIFKNYKSEYSIYISLAGCILIFYLGLSKLELIISTIKKIQTYINLNESYLGILIKIIGITYIAEFTADLCKDFGHTAVANQIELVGKLTILATGMPILLALLDTINKFLTT, from the coding sequence ATGTTACAGATAGCCTTAGTCGGGATCAGTGTTATACTGCTTGCGATTATTTTTAAAAATTATAAGTCGGAATATTCAATATATATAAGCCTTGCAGGCTGTATTTTGATTTTCTACCTGGGTTTAAGTAAGCTAGAGCTGATAATCAGTACAATTAAGAAAATTCAAACATATATTAACCTAAACGAATCTTATTTAGGGATATTAATTAAGATTATCGGCATTACCTACATAGCAGAATTTACAGCAGACCTTTGCAAAGATTTTGGACATACTGCCGTAGCAAACCAAATTGAATTGGTAGGAAAACTGACGATACTGGCCACCGGTATGCCAATATTGTTAGCTCTGCTGGATACCATTAACAAATTTCTGACTACTTAA
- the spoIIIAC gene encoding stage III sporulation protein AC, producing the protein MDINVIFKIAAVGILVSVLNQILKQSGRDEQAFLTTLAGLILVLFWIVPYISDLFKTIQNLFTL; encoded by the coding sequence ATGGACATCAACGTAATTTTTAAAATAGCTGCGGTAGGAATCCTGGTCTCTGTATTGAATCAGATATTAAAACAATCAGGAAGAGATGAGCAGGCATTTCTCACTACTCTGGCAGGTCTCATCCTGGTCCTTTTCTGGATTGTACCTTATATCTCCGACTTATTTAAAACCATTCAAAACCTGTTTACCTTATAA
- a CDS encoding stage III sporulation protein AB — MIITFIKMLGCILILISSAGMGMYFSGELKGRIQDLKELRRILNLLRGDIRYANTPLPEAVQALTVRHDGKYRKFLQMVADKLNELGGVSFAAIWSESIGKGLENTSLSKKDLLNLVQFGENMGYLDKEMQLNTIDLYLTQIEEEIKELSKNVKEKTYMYNTLGILGGIFLTIVML; from the coding sequence ATGATCATCACCTTCATCAAAATGTTAGGCTGTATATTGATACTTATCTCCTCAGCAGGAATGGGGATGTACTTTAGCGGTGAGTTAAAAGGAAGGATTCAAGATTTAAAGGAGCTGAGGAGAATATTGAATCTGTTAAGAGGGGATATACGCTATGCCAATACACCGCTGCCGGAAGCAGTACAAGCCCTTACGGTAAGGCATGATGGTAAGTATAGGAAGTTTCTGCAAATGGTTGCAGATAAGTTAAATGAACTTGGGGGAGTATCGTTTGCTGCAATCTGGAGTGAATCCATAGGTAAAGGATTGGAAAACACTTCTCTTAGCAAGAAAGATCTTCTTAATCTGGTTCAATTCGGTGAGAATATGGGATACCTGGATAAGGAAATGCAATTGAATACCATTGATTTATATTTGACTCAGATTGAAGAGGAGATAAAGGAGCTTTCAAAAAATGTTAAAGAAAAAACCTATATGTATAATACTCTAGGAATTCTTGGAGGGATTTTCTTAACAATTGTCATGCTGTAA
- the spoIIIAA gene encoding stage III sporulation protein AA: MNKKEELLKIFSIKLRNILAKAELDYELLQEIRLRVNAPLLIVYDNKEYFLTEQSELSRCGEDSYLLTKNELKETMEYISNYSLYAFEEELKQGFLTITGGHRVGIAGKTVLEENRLKSIKHISFINIRLSHQIKGCANKVIPLIMENGNCLHTLIISPPCCGKTTLLRDIIRQISDGEKDRGGLTVGVVDERSEIGACYMGVPQNDLGIRTDVLDCCPKAKGMLMLIRAMSPRVIAVDEVGSKEDIEAIEYVINCGCKLIATVHGNSLQDVKGKPLLRKLIEDRLFERYILLSNKGSVGHLEEVYDRDGIEIYSKTGGGL, translated from the coding sequence ATGAATAAGAAAGAGGAACTTCTTAAGATATTTTCCATTAAGCTTAGGAATATACTGGCAAAGGCTGAGTTGGATTATGAGCTTTTGCAGGAGATCAGGTTACGGGTGAACGCTCCTTTGTTGATTGTCTATGATAATAAGGAATATTTTCTTACAGAGCAATCTGAATTATCAAGATGCGGGGAGGACAGTTACCTTTTAACCAAAAATGAATTAAAAGAGACTATGGAGTATATAAGTAATTACTCCTTGTATGCATTTGAAGAGGAATTAAAGCAAGGCTTTCTTACCATAACCGGGGGGCACCGGGTGGGAATTGCCGGAAAGACAGTATTGGAGGAAAATCGTTTAAAAAGTATTAAACATATCTCCTTTATCAATATTCGCTTGTCCCATCAGATTAAAGGATGTGCCAATAAAGTAATTCCCCTTATTATGGAAAATGGGAACTGTCTGCATACCCTCATTATCTCACCGCCCTGCTGCGGTAAAACCACACTTTTGAGGGATATTATCAGACAGATATCCGATGGTGAAAAAGACAGAGGCGGACTTACGGTAGGTGTAGTGGACGAAAGATCTGAAATAGGAGCTTGTTATATGGGTGTTCCTCAGAATGACCTTGGTATCCGTACTGATGTATTGGATTGCTGCCCGAAAGCCAAGGGAATGCTGATGTTAATCCGTGCTATGTCGCCCAGAGTAATTGCAGTTGATGAAGTTGGTTCGAAAGAGGATATTGAAGCAATTGAATATGTAATAAACTGCGGATGTAAACTTATTGCGACAGTTCATGGCAATTCTCTGCAAGATGTCAAGGGCAAACCGCTTTTAAGAAAATTAATAGAAGACAGACTGTTTGAGAGGTATATTCTTTTAAGCAATAAAGGAAGCGTGGGACATCTGGAAGAGGTTTATGACAGAGATGGTATTGAAATTTATTCAAAAACAGGAGGAGGCTTATGA
- a CDS encoding shikimate dehydrogenase family protein, whose amino-acid sequence MEYGLIGEKLGHSFSKPIHEKLIHYHDIKNYSYEIRPVAKDEFADFMVKKDFKAINVTIPYKSDVIPYLFEIDEHAKQIGAVNTIVNRNGQLYGYNTDFFGFLYTLEHHQMEVKGKKVFIIGNGGSSKAVSAALSHLEASEILHVKYREDNGCITYEDALKNHLDVAYIINTSPVGMFPNTENSPMDLAPYTNLKGVVDIIYNPLKTKLLLQAESLGLPAVNGLEMLIAQAKRAVEIFLDTAINDEAIEDIYMQMMKEFT is encoded by the coding sequence ATGGAGTATGGATTAATCGGAGAAAAATTAGGACATAGCTTTTCCAAGCCAATTCACGAAAAGCTGATTCATTATCATGATATTAAGAATTACAGCTATGAGATAAGACCTGTCGCAAAGGATGAATTTGCAGATTTCATGGTAAAGAAGGATTTTAAAGCAATTAATGTTACAATACCTTATAAGAGTGATGTAATTCCTTATTTGTTTGAAATTGATGAGCATGCCAAACAAATCGGTGCAGTTAATACCATTGTTAACCGCAATGGACAGTTATATGGTTACAATACAGATTTTTTTGGATTTCTATATACGCTGGAACATCATCAAATGGAGGTGAAAGGGAAAAAAGTCTTTATAATTGGTAACGGCGGTTCCTCGAAGGCTGTGTCTGCGGCCCTCTCCCATTTGGAAGCTTCAGAAATACTCCATGTAAAGTACAGAGAGGATAATGGCTGTATTACTTATGAAGATGCTTTGAAAAATCACCTGGATGTAGCATATATAATTAATACAAGCCCTGTGGGAATGTTTCCGAATACCGAAAACTCTCCTATGGATCTTGCCCCTTACACCAACTTAAAAGGGGTTGTAGATATTATCTACAACCCCCTAAAAACGAAGCTGTTGCTGCAGGCAGAAAGCCTTGGCCTTCCTGCCGTAAATGGTCTGGAAATGTTAATTGCTCAGGCAAAAAGGGCAGTGGAAATATTTTTAGATACTGCTATTAATGATGAAGCTATTGAAGATATTTATATGCAAATGATGAAAGAATTTACCTGA